In the Leifsonia sp. 466MF genome, one interval contains:
- a CDS encoding glycerate kinase — MSVIVVAPDSFKGSASAAEVAAALAEGWASERPGDRVVLAPMADGGEGTLDAFEAAVPGAVRHPVHVLGPDDAEADASWLMLPGGTAVVELAETSGLGRMPRLEPFAAHTMGFGQAIADALRAGARSLLLAIGGSASTDGGAGALAALGARFVDAAGRDIPRGNRGLASLARADLSRLAALPAGGARILSDVTSPLLGPLGAAAVFGPQKGAGEQDVPVLEAGLRRLAETLRAAGAATDPDEPGAGAAGGTGFGLLVWGARMAPGAAAVGEALGLRSTIAAADAVITGEGRFDSQSASGKVPTYVAGLARDAGARVLLAAGSIQAPTAGFADAVALADLGGSSAAAIADPVRWARAAGAALASRFRP, encoded by the coding sequence ATGAGCGTCATCGTCGTCGCGCCGGACTCCTTCAAGGGCTCGGCGTCCGCCGCCGAGGTCGCCGCTGCTCTCGCGGAGGGCTGGGCCTCCGAGCGCCCGGGTGACCGCGTCGTGCTCGCGCCCATGGCGGACGGCGGCGAGGGGACCCTCGACGCGTTCGAGGCGGCGGTGCCCGGCGCCGTGCGGCATCCCGTGCATGTCCTCGGCCCCGACGACGCGGAGGCCGACGCCTCGTGGCTGATGCTTCCGGGCGGCACGGCGGTCGTCGAGCTCGCCGAGACGAGTGGGCTGGGGCGGATGCCGCGGCTGGAGCCGTTCGCCGCGCACACCATGGGGTTCGGGCAGGCGATCGCGGATGCCCTGCGCGCGGGGGCCCGCTCATTGCTCCTGGCGATCGGGGGCAGCGCGTCGACGGACGGAGGGGCGGGAGCGCTCGCGGCGCTCGGCGCGCGGTTCGTGGATGCGGCCGGGCGCGACATCCCGCGCGGCAACCGGGGCCTCGCGTCGCTCGCGCGGGCCGATCTCTCGCGCCTCGCGGCGCTCCCGGCCGGCGGCGCGCGCATCCTCAGCGATGTCACGAGTCCCTTGCTCGGTCCGCTCGGGGCCGCCGCGGTCTTCGGACCGCAGAAGGGCGCCGGTGAGCAGGATGTGCCGGTGCTGGAGGCGGGACTGCGGCGCCTCGCCGAGACGCTGCGGGCGGCCGGCGCTGCGACCGACCCGGACGAGCCCGGCGCCGGAGCCGCGGGCGGGACCGGCTTCGGCCTCCTGGTCTGGGGCGCTCGGATGGCGCCGGGCGCGGCCGCGGTCGGTGAGGCGCTGGGGCTGCGGTCGACGATCGCGGCGGCGGATGCCGTCATCACGGGGGAGGGGCGCTTCGACAGTCAGTCGGCGTCCGGCAAGGTGCCGACGTACGTCGCCGGTCTGGCGCGCGACGCGGGCGCGCGCGTCCTGCTGGCTGCCGGCAGCATCCAGGCGCCCACCGCCGGCTTCGCCGACGCCGTCGCCCTGGCCGACCTCGGCGGCTCGTCCGCCGCCGCGATCGCCGACCCCGTGCGCTGGGCGCGCGCCGCCGGCGCCGCCCTCGCCAGCCGCTTCCGCCCCTGA
- a CDS encoding gluconokinase, which translates to MTPVRAVVVMGVAGCGKSTVAALLAERLGWELLEGDGLHPATNVERMSAGVPLTDDDRAPWLAAIAEWMRERLDAGRPVVVACSALARRYRDVLRRDDVLFLHLSGSPELLEARLASREHHFMKSGMLQSQLATLEPPADDERHLTLDIAEPPSALAARAAFAASALTP; encoded by the coding sequence GTGACGCCGGTGCGCGCGGTCGTCGTCATGGGCGTCGCCGGATGCGGCAAGTCGACCGTCGCGGCGCTCCTCGCCGAGCGTCTGGGCTGGGAGCTGCTGGAGGGCGACGGACTGCATCCTGCGACGAACGTCGAGCGGATGAGCGCGGGGGTCCCGCTCACCGACGACGACCGCGCGCCCTGGCTCGCCGCCATCGCCGAGTGGATGCGGGAGCGGCTCGACGCCGGACGTCCGGTCGTCGTCGCCTGCTCCGCGCTCGCGCGGAGGTACCGCGATGTGCTCCGCCGGGACGACGTGCTGTTCCTGCACCTGAGCGGTTCGCCGGAGCTCCTCGAGGCGCGCCTGGCGTCGCGCGAGCATCACTTCATGAAGTCGGGGATGCTGCAGAGTCAGCTGGCGACGCTCGAGCCGCCCGCCGACGACGAACGCCACCTCACCCTCGACATCGCCGAGCCGCCGTCCGCTCTCGCCGCCCGAGCCGCCTTCGCCGCCTCCGCCCTCACCCCCTGA
- a CDS encoding dihydrodipicolinate synthase family protein — MTAAALSTATAVTLIGADGATSSVDLGSAPAFTRPAAPLRSRVAYAAAHVIPKPWAENVPGAPADIDWEATLAFRRHVYSWGLGVADAMDTAQRNMGLDAAATRELISRSAADAREVGGSVVAGVNTDHVDEPVIPLDAVIDAYKTQLHFTEDAGAGVVLMASRHLARAAESPADYERVYGEVLAAASTPVVLHWLGPAFDPALDGYFGSADVATAGETVLRIIEAADGRVSGIKMSLLDAAAERSLRARLPEGVRMFTGDDFNYVELIEDDGSGHSDALLGAFAALAPAASAAIQALDRGDSAQYRSVLEPTQQLSRQVFATPTFYYKTGVAFLSWLNGHQQSFSMVGGLHSARSLPHLSEIVRLAGECGALERPDLAAERWTSLLRLNGVDA, encoded by the coding sequence ATGACGGCCGCCGCGCTCTCCACCGCGACCGCCGTCACCCTGATCGGTGCCGACGGCGCCACGTCGTCCGTCGATCTCGGCTCCGCTCCGGCGTTCACGCGCCCGGCCGCCCCGCTGCGGTCGCGGGTCGCCTACGCGGCGGCTCACGTCATCCCGAAGCCCTGGGCGGAGAACGTGCCAGGCGCCCCCGCCGACATCGACTGGGAGGCGACGCTCGCGTTCCGCAGGCACGTGTACTCCTGGGGGCTCGGTGTCGCCGACGCGATGGACACGGCCCAGCGCAACATGGGCCTGGACGCGGCGGCGACGCGTGAGCTGATCTCGCGGAGCGCAGCCGACGCCCGGGAGGTGGGCGGCTCGGTCGTCGCCGGCGTCAACACGGACCACGTCGACGAGCCGGTCATCCCGCTGGATGCCGTCATCGACGCGTACAAGACGCAGCTGCACTTCACCGAGGACGCCGGTGCGGGGGTCGTCCTCATGGCCAGCCGGCACCTGGCCCGCGCGGCGGAGTCGCCGGCCGACTACGAGCGCGTCTACGGCGAGGTGCTCGCCGCGGCCTCCACCCCGGTCGTGCTGCACTGGCTCGGCCCGGCGTTCGACCCCGCGCTCGACGGGTACTTCGGCTCCGCCGATGTCGCGACGGCCGGCGAGACGGTGCTTCGGATCATCGAGGCCGCCGACGGCCGGGTCTCCGGGATCAAGATGAGCCTCCTGGACGCCGCGGCGGAGCGCTCGCTGCGGGCGCGCCTGCCCGAGGGCGTGCGCATGTTCACCGGCGACGACTTCAACTACGTCGAGCTGATCGAGGACGACGGTTCCGGCCACTCGGATGCCCTCCTCGGCGCGTTCGCGGCGCTCGCGCCGGCGGCATCCGCGGCGATCCAGGCGCTCGACCGCGGCGACTCCGCACAGTACCGGAGCGTCCTCGAGCCGACGCAGCAGCTCTCCCGCCAGGTCTTCGCGACGCCGACCTTCTACTACAAGACCGGCGTCGCCTTCCTCTCCTGGCTGAACGGGCACCAGCAGTCGTTCTCCATGGTCGGCGGACTGCACTCCGCGCGCAGCCTGCCCCACCTGTCGGAAATCGTCCGGCTCGCGGGGGAGTGCGGTGCGCTGGAGCGACCGGACCTCGCCGCCGAGCGCTGGACGTCGCTGCTCCGGCTGAACGGGGTCGACGCATGA
- the xylA gene encoding xylose isomerase → MSLTPTRADKFSFGLWTIGYNGTDPFGGPTRPQLDVVEAVHKLDELGAYGLTFHDDDLFAFGSTDAERQKQIDRLKQALADTGIIVPMVTTNLFSAPVFKDGGFTSNDRAVRRFALRKVLRNIDLAAELGAKTFVMWGGREGAEYDAAKDIRAALERYREAVNLLGDYVTDKGYDIRFAIEPKPNEPRGDILLPTVGHALAFINSLERPELVGLNPEVGHEQMAGLNFAAGIAQALYHGKLYHIDLNGQRGIKYDQDLVFGHGDLQNAFALVDLLENGGPDGGPAYEGPRHFDYKPSRTEDITGVWDSAAANMRTYLLLKERAQAFRADPEVQEQLEASRVIDLSRPTLGEGESYDDLLADRSAYEDFDPSAYFGAKGFGFVRLQQLALEHLLGAR, encoded by the coding sequence ATGAGCCTCACCCCCACCCGCGCCGACAAGTTCTCGTTCGGACTGTGGACCATCGGCTACAACGGCACCGACCCGTTCGGCGGCCCCACCCGCCCGCAGCTCGACGTGGTGGAGGCGGTGCACAAGCTCGACGAGCTCGGAGCCTACGGCCTCACCTTCCACGACGACGACCTGTTCGCGTTCGGCTCGACCGACGCCGAGCGCCAGAAGCAGATCGACCGCCTCAAGCAGGCCCTCGCCGACACCGGCATCATCGTGCCGATGGTGACTACCAACCTGTTCAGCGCTCCGGTCTTCAAGGACGGCGGATTCACCTCCAACGACCGTGCCGTCCGCCGCTTCGCCCTCCGCAAGGTTCTCCGCAACATCGACCTCGCCGCCGAGCTCGGCGCCAAGACGTTCGTGATGTGGGGCGGCCGCGAGGGCGCCGAGTACGACGCCGCGAAGGACATCCGCGCCGCGCTCGAGCGCTACCGCGAGGCTGTCAACCTCCTCGGCGACTACGTCACCGACAAGGGCTACGACATCCGCTTCGCCATCGAGCCGAAGCCGAACGAGCCGCGCGGCGACATCCTGCTTCCGACCGTGGGCCACGCGCTCGCGTTCATCAACTCGCTGGAGCGCCCGGAGCTCGTCGGCCTCAACCCCGAGGTCGGCCACGAGCAGATGGCGGGCCTCAACTTCGCCGCCGGCATCGCCCAGGCGCTGTACCACGGCAAGCTGTACCACATCGATCTCAACGGCCAGCGCGGCATCAAGTACGACCAGGACCTCGTCTTCGGTCACGGCGACCTGCAGAACGCGTTCGCCCTCGTCGACCTGCTCGAGAACGGCGGCCCCGACGGCGGCCCGGCCTACGAGGGTCCGCGCCACTTCGACTACAAGCCGTCCCGCACCGAGGACATCACCGGCGTCTGGGACTCGGCCGCAGCGAACATGCGCACCTACCTCCTGCTCAAGGAGCGGGCGCAGGCGTTCCGCGCCGACCCGGAGGTGCAGGAGCAGCTGGAGGCGTCCCGCGTCATCGATCTGTCCCGCCCGACCCTCGGCGAGGGCGAGTCGTACGACGACCTGCTCGCCGACCGCAGCGCCTACGAGGACTTCGACCCGAGCGCGTACTTCGGCGCGAAGGGCTTCGGGTTCGTCCGCCTGCAGCAGCTCGCCCTCGAGCACCTGCTCGGCGCGCGCTGA
- a CDS encoding Gfo/Idh/MocA family protein, with product MSSIGIIMNGVSGRMGYRQHLVRSILAIRDQGGVELSDGRRVQVVPLLVGRNEEKLAELAKRHDIADYTTDLDAALADDRWQIYADFLVTKARSAAIRKAIAAGKAIYTEKPTAESFEEALELARLADDAGIKNGVVHDKLYLPGMRKLKRLIDSGFFGRILSVRGEFGYWVFEGDWQAAQRPSWNYRAEDGGGIVVDMFPHWSYVLENLFGRVESVYAQAVTEIPQRVDERGEAYAATADDAAYAIFQLAGGITAQLNSSWTTRVNRDELVEFQVDGTLGSAVVGLFGCKIQPRNATPKPVWNPDLADAHDYAADWIESPANEVFENGFKTQWEEFLRHVLEDGPNRFDFLAGARGVQLAELGLRSSREGRRIELPEVTLDTTPTPTAGAAGLEAAAR from the coding sequence GTGTCGTCGATCGGCATCATCATGAACGGCGTCTCCGGGCGCATGGGGTACCGCCAGCACCTGGTCCGCTCGATCCTCGCCATCCGCGACCAGGGCGGCGTCGAGCTGTCCGACGGCCGCCGCGTGCAGGTGGTGCCCCTGCTGGTCGGACGCAACGAGGAGAAGCTGGCCGAGCTCGCGAAGCGCCACGACATCGCCGACTACACGACCGACCTCGACGCGGCCCTCGCCGACGACCGCTGGCAGATCTACGCCGACTTCCTCGTCACGAAGGCGCGCTCGGCCGCCATCCGCAAGGCCATCGCCGCGGGCAAGGCGATCTACACCGAGAAGCCGACGGCCGAGAGCTTCGAGGAGGCGCTGGAGCTCGCGCGCCTCGCCGACGACGCGGGCATCAAGAACGGCGTCGTCCACGACAAGCTCTACCTGCCCGGCATGCGCAAGCTCAAGCGGCTGATCGACTCCGGCTTCTTCGGCCGCATCCTGTCGGTCCGCGGCGAGTTCGGGTACTGGGTGTTCGAGGGCGACTGGCAGGCGGCGCAGCGGCCGAGCTGGAACTACCGCGCGGAGGACGGCGGCGGCATCGTCGTCGACATGTTCCCGCACTGGAGCTACGTGCTCGAGAACCTCTTCGGCCGTGTGGAGTCGGTGTACGCGCAGGCGGTCACCGAGATCCCGCAGCGCGTCGACGAGCGCGGGGAGGCGTACGCGGCCACCGCGGACGACGCGGCCTACGCGATCTTCCAGCTGGCGGGCGGCATCACCGCGCAGCTCAACTCCAGCTGGACCACCCGGGTCAACCGTGACGAGCTGGTCGAGTTCCAGGTCGACGGCACGCTCGGGAGCGCGGTCGTGGGTCTGTTCGGCTGCAAGATCCAGCCCCGCAACGCGACGCCGAAGCCTGTATGGAACCCGGACCTCGCCGACGCGCACGACTACGCGGCCGACTGGATCGAGTCGCCGGCCAACGAGGTGTTCGAGAACGGGTTCAAGACGCAGTGGGAGGAGTTCCTGCGGCATGTGCTCGAGGACGGCCCCAACCGGTTCGACTTCCTCGCGGGTGCCCGCGGCGTCCAGCTGGCCGAGCTCGGGCTGCGCTCGTCGCGGGAGGGTCGGCGGATCGAGCTGCCCGAGGTGACGCTCGACACCACGCCGACGCCGACCGCGGGCGCCGCGGGCCTGGAGGCGGCGGCACGATGA
- a CDS encoding sugar phosphate isomerase/epimerase family protein, translated as MTADPRLSINQATIKYANLAEALRVVGSAGVEAIGLWREPVAEVGLDAAVRMLADSGLRVSSLCRGGFFTAPEGAKRRAALDENRRAIEETAALAAAGAPGSAAVLVLVAGGLPDGSRDLAGSRARVADAIAELEPEARAAGVTLAIEALHPMYAADRAVVSTLGQALDIAEPFPAESVGVVVDTFHLWWDPDLFAQIARAGRDGRIASYQVCDWVTPLPADVLLARGMMGDGHIDFAPISAAVAEAGYTGDVEVEIFNEAIWAADPAAVVARTVDAFDRAVGLRSAERA; from the coding sequence ATGACGGCCGATCCGCGCCTGTCGATCAACCAGGCGACCATCAAGTACGCGAACCTCGCCGAGGCGCTGCGCGTCGTCGGCTCGGCCGGAGTCGAGGCGATCGGCCTCTGGCGCGAGCCCGTGGCCGAGGTCGGGCTGGATGCGGCGGTGCGGATGCTCGCCGACTCCGGTCTGCGCGTTTCGAGCCTGTGCCGTGGCGGCTTCTTCACCGCGCCGGAGGGCGCCAAGCGGCGCGCGGCCCTGGACGAGAACCGGCGCGCCATCGAGGAGACGGCGGCGCTCGCCGCGGCCGGCGCCCCCGGCTCGGCGGCCGTCCTGGTCCTGGTCGCCGGCGGGCTGCCCGACGGGTCGCGCGACCTCGCCGGCTCCCGTGCCCGGGTCGCGGACGCGATCGCGGAGCTGGAACCGGAGGCCCGCGCCGCCGGAGTCACCCTCGCCATCGAGGCGCTGCACCCGATGTACGCGGCCGACCGCGCAGTGGTGTCGACGCTCGGGCAGGCGCTCGACATCGCGGAACCCTTCCCGGCCGAGTCCGTCGGTGTCGTCGTCGACACCTTCCACCTGTGGTGGGACCCCGACCTGTTCGCCCAGATCGCCCGCGCCGGTCGCGACGGTCGCATCGCGAGCTACCAGGTGTGCGACTGGGTGACGCCGCTCCCCGCCGACGTGCTCCTGGCGCGCGGGATGATGGGCGACGGCCACATCGACTTCGCGCCCATCAGCGCGGCGGTCGCCGAGGCGGGCTACACCGGCGATGTCGAGGTCGAGATCTTCAACGAGGCGATCTGGGCGGCGGACCCCGCAGCTGTCGTCGCGCGCACCGTGGACGCGTTCGATCGCGCGGTCGGACTGCGGTCGGCCGAGCGGGCGTGA
- a CDS encoding FadR/GntR family transcriptional regulator, with protein MTQATQASQHEQAIASLGARIVAGDIPVGAVLTPEGLGISRTVLRECIRVLESLGLVQARRRRGTVVLPESSWQALDPRILSWRLAGPDRLTALAELGELRMAIEPVAARLASARATPAQCGELTAAIVGMSATQRSADREEYLAHDRDFHRVLLEASGNPVFSALSDAVAEALNGRTVHALMPDTANPEAIRLHEEVAAAVRRGDAAAAEAAMRAIVEEASAALTR; from the coding sequence GTGACTCAGGCAACGCAGGCCTCCCAGCACGAGCAGGCGATCGCCTCCCTCGGCGCCCGCATCGTCGCGGGCGACATCCCCGTCGGAGCGGTGCTCACGCCCGAAGGGCTCGGGATCTCGCGGACGGTCCTGCGGGAATGCATCCGCGTGCTCGAGTCGCTGGGGCTCGTGCAGGCCAGGCGCCGTCGAGGGACGGTCGTGCTGCCGGAGTCGTCGTGGCAGGCGCTCGATCCGCGCATCCTCAGCTGGCGTCTCGCCGGTCCCGACCGGCTGACCGCGCTCGCGGAGCTCGGCGAGCTGCGGATGGCGATCGAACCGGTCGCCGCGCGGCTGGCGAGCGCCCGGGCGACGCCGGCTCAGTGCGGCGAGCTCACCGCCGCGATCGTCGGGATGTCGGCGACCCAGCGGTCGGCGGACCGCGAGGAGTATCTGGCGCACGATCGGGACTTCCACCGCGTGCTGCTGGAGGCATCCGGCAACCCGGTGTTCTCGGCGCTCAGCGACGCCGTCGCGGAGGCGCTGAACGGGCGGACCGTGCACGCGCTGATGCCCGACACGGCGAACCCGGAGGCGATCCGGCTGCACGAGGAGGTCGCCGCGGCGGTCCGTCGGGGCGACGCCGCAGCCGCCGAGGCCGCGATGCGCGCGATCGTGGAAGAGGCGAGCGCGGCCCTCACCCGCTGA
- a CDS encoding GntP family permease — MTPTLLAHLAAAARTAAPAPAPTPSGPEGQLIFAALAGIAVIVVLITWLKLHPFLSLLLGSLVAGLAAGLAADAAIASFITGFGNTMGSVGVLIGLGAMYGKLLADSGGADRIVDTLVSRTSARLLPWTMGAVGAIIGLPMFFEVGLVLLMPVIILVTRRSGLPLMRIALPTIAGLSAMHGLVPPHPGPLVAISALGANLGLTLAFGVLVAIPTIAVAGPLFSRLAARWVPVGVPDLFVPEEGDGPARRRPSFGAALISILLPVVLMLGKAVADIAAPDAAPVWKVVLDFLGTPVIALTVAVLAGLLLLGVGGGMDRKAMQTSLGASLPPIAGILLIVGAGGGFKQVLVDTGIGQVIADWATGASGILVLLLAWTVAALIRIATGSATVATVTAAGILLPLTEHLSTPMVSLMVLAIGAGSVFLSHVNDAGFWLVKEYLGLSIPQTLKSWTVLECLVSIVGLAGVLILSLFVGGLG, encoded by the coding sequence ATGACCCCCACCCTGCTCGCTCACCTGGCGGCTGCCGCCCGCACTGCGGCCCCCGCCCCCGCTCCAACTCCCAGCGGCCCCGAAGGCCAGCTCATCTTCGCCGCCCTGGCCGGCATCGCGGTCATCGTCGTGCTGATCACCTGGCTCAAGCTGCACCCGTTCCTCTCGCTCCTGCTCGGCTCGCTCGTCGCGGGCCTCGCCGCGGGACTGGCGGCGGATGCGGCGATCGCCAGCTTCATCACCGGTTTCGGAAACACGATGGGCAGCGTCGGCGTGCTCATCGGCCTCGGTGCGATGTACGGCAAGCTGCTCGCCGACTCCGGCGGCGCCGACCGTATCGTCGACACCCTCGTCTCGCGCACCAGCGCGCGCCTGCTGCCGTGGACGATGGGCGCCGTCGGCGCGATCATCGGTCTGCCGATGTTCTTCGAGGTCGGCCTCGTGCTCCTGATGCCGGTGATCATCCTGGTGACCCGCCGGTCGGGCCTCCCGCTGATGCGCATCGCCCTGCCGACCATCGCGGGCCTCTCCGCCATGCACGGGCTGGTGCCGCCGCACCCCGGACCCCTGGTCGCGATCAGCGCGCTTGGCGCCAACCTCGGCCTCACGCTGGCATTCGGCGTGCTCGTCGCCATTCCGACGATCGCCGTCGCGGGCCCGCTGTTCAGCCGGCTGGCCGCGCGCTGGGTTCCTGTGGGCGTCCCCGACCTGTTCGTCCCGGAGGAGGGCGACGGCCCCGCACGCCGCCGGCCGTCGTTCGGGGCCGCGCTGATCAGCATCCTGCTGCCCGTCGTCCTCATGCTCGGCAAGGCCGTCGCCGACATCGCCGCCCCCGACGCGGCCCCCGTGTGGAAGGTCGTGCTCGACTTCCTCGGCACGCCGGTCATCGCCCTGACGGTCGCCGTGCTCGCCGGACTGCTGCTGCTCGGCGTCGGCGGCGGGATGGACCGCAAGGCCATGCAGACCAGTCTCGGCGCCTCCCTGCCCCCGATCGCGGGCATCCTCCTCATCGTCGGCGCCGGCGGCGGGTTCAAGCAGGTCCTCGTCGACACCGGCATCGGTCAGGTGATCGCGGACTGGGCGACCGGTGCGAGCGGGATCCTCGTGCTCCTCCTCGCCTGGACTGTCGCGGCGCTGATCCGCATCGCCACGGGCTCCGCGACGGTCGCGACCGTGACAGCCGCGGGCATCCTGCTCCCGCTCACCGAGCACCTGTCGACCCCGATGGTGTCGCTGATGGTGCTGGCGATCGGCGCGGGATCGGTGTTCCTGTCCCACGTCAACGACGCCGGCTTCTGGCTGGTGAAGGAGTACCTGGGCCTGAGCATCCCGCAGACGCTGAAGAGCTGGACCGTGCTGGAGTGCCTGGTCTCGATCGTCGGGCTGGCGGGTGTCCTGATCCTGAGCCTGTTCGTCGGCGGCCTCGGGTGA
- the xylB gene encoding xylulokinase: MTLVAGVDSSTQSCKVVVRDLETGALVRSGRAAHPDGTEVDPAAWWSALQEAIASAGGLDDVDAISVAGQQHGMVVLDAQGRVIRDALLWNDTRSAQAARDLIDEVGAEEYANRVGVVPVASFTATKLRWLRDAEPENAARVAAVALPHDWLTWRLRGYGPEGESELGPDLEALTTDRSDASGTAYWGAASGAYDFDLFERALGRPGREAGSSAGAAGDAVVLPRVLGPSESAGRTPSGVLVGPGAGDNAGAALGLGAAEGDVVVSIGTSGTVFAVTDAPIADASGTVAGFADASGLSLPLIATLNAARVLGSVAGLLSVDHDGLSALALSAEPGSGGVVLVPYFEGERTPNLPDAKASIHGLTLASTTPANLARAAIEGMLCGLADGLDAVRAAGVRERRILLIGGAAQNPAVAQVAAQVFDAPVEVPAPGEYVADGGAVQAAWALTGTRPSWTVETSAALPVDTRSVIRTQYAAARA, encoded by the coding sequence GTGACTCTCGTCGCCGGCGTCGACTCCTCGACGCAGAGCTGCAAGGTGGTCGTGCGCGACCTCGAGACCGGTGCGCTGGTGCGGTCCGGCCGCGCCGCGCATCCCGACGGCACCGAGGTGGACCCCGCGGCCTGGTGGAGCGCGCTGCAGGAGGCCATCGCGTCCGCAGGCGGGCTCGATGACGTCGACGCGATCTCCGTCGCCGGGCAGCAGCACGGGATGGTGGTGCTGGATGCGCAGGGCCGGGTCATCCGCGACGCCCTGCTCTGGAACGACACCCGCTCGGCGCAGGCCGCCCGCGACCTGATCGACGAGGTCGGGGCCGAGGAGTACGCGAACCGCGTCGGCGTGGTTCCCGTCGCCTCGTTCACCGCGACCAAGCTGCGCTGGCTGCGGGATGCCGAACCCGAGAACGCCGCGCGGGTCGCCGCGGTCGCGCTCCCGCACGACTGGCTGACCTGGCGCCTCCGCGGCTACGGGCCGGAGGGCGAGAGCGAGCTCGGACCGGACCTCGAGGCGCTGACCACGGACCGCTCCGACGCCAGCGGCACCGCCTACTGGGGCGCGGCCTCTGGCGCATACGACTTCGACCTGTTCGAGCGGGCGCTCGGCCGGCCGGGCCGTGAGGCGGGCTCGTCGGCCGGTGCGGCGGGCGACGCCGTCGTGCTCCCGCGTGTGCTCGGACCGTCGGAGTCGGCCGGCCGGACGCCGTCCGGTGTGCTCGTCGGACCGGGCGCGGGCGACAACGCCGGTGCGGCCCTCGGACTCGGCGCCGCGGAAGGCGACGTCGTCGTCTCGATCGGCACGTCCGGAACGGTCTTCGCCGTGACCGATGCGCCCATCGCGGATGCGTCGGGCACCGTCGCGGGCTTCGCGGACGCCTCCGGCCTCTCCCTGCCGCTCATCGCGACTCTCAACGCCGCGCGCGTGCTCGGCTCCGTCGCCGGGCTGCTGTCGGTCGACCACGACGGACTGTCCGCCCTGGCGCTCTCGGCCGAGCCCGGATCCGGCGGCGTTGTGCTCGTCCCGTACTTCGAGGGCGAGCGCACCCCCAACCTGCCCGACGCGAAGGCCAGCATCCACGGGCTCACCCTCGCCTCGACGACCCCGGCGAACCTCGCGCGTGCTGCAATCGAGGGGATGCTGTGCGGGCTGGCCGACGGCCTCGACGCCGTGCGGGCGGCCGGCGTGCGCGAGCGCCGCATCCTGCTCATCGGCGGAGCGGCGCAGAACCCGGCCGTGGCGCAGGTCGCCGCGCAGGTGTTCGACGCGCCGGTCGAGGTGCCGGCGCCCGGCGAGTACGTCGCGGACGGCGGCGCGGTGCAGGCCGCATGGGCGCTGACCGGCACGCGTCCGTCCTGGACCGTCGAGACGTCCGCCGCGCTCCCCGTCGACACGCGCTCCGTCATCCGCACCCAGTACGCCGCCGCCCGCGCCTGA